In Malus sylvestris chromosome 16, drMalSylv7.2, whole genome shotgun sequence, the following are encoded in one genomic region:
- the LOC126607764 gene encoding uncharacterized protein LOC126607764, with product MKTLLSMFRRFELHKNDAKDKRDILPLAQVDELAQAAQDMHDLRNCYDNLLFAATATANSACVRRRTRKRHRLSHRLQPPLSPTLWFHWRWCDRSFFSYSGSNDYSSMAFFNMFKLSFFLSLLSNLNLGLWPQTKNNLVIFPPSCNNIECPIFDTVEVGNGYEVRRYNSTKWMSTSPIQDISLVEATRTGFLHHHPWLLYPLSATCSPSSAFQSHCNPNSHRPSFPFYRPRSPKTGWFYWLPKGPTLLFFFVDRVCDLPLSGSRQRPLLQVGVQCAGDCRRQRARGAAARQVLVGGHEGRRYSGG from the coding sequence ATGAAGACCTTGCTCAGCATGTTTCGGAGGTTCGAACTGCACAAAAACGATGCCAAAGATAAGAGAGACATTCTACCATTGGCTCAGGTCGATGAGCTCGCTCAGGCGGCTCAGGACATGCATGATCTGAGAAATTGCTATGATAACTTACTCTTTGCAGCTACTGCTACAGCAAACAGCGCATGTGTGCGACGAAGGACGAGGAAACGCCATCGTTTGTCTCATCGTCTTCAACCTCCTCTATCTCCGACGCTGTGGTTTCATTGGCGTTGGTGTGACCGGAGCTTCTTCTCCTACTCCGGCTCCAACGACTACTCATCCATGGCTTTTTTCAACATGTTTAAGCTCTCATTTTTCTTGAGCCTTCTCTCCAATCTGAACTTGGGGTTGTGGCCACAAACTAAAAACAATTTGGTAATATTTCCACCATCATGTAACAACATAGAGTGTCCTATCTTCGACACAGTCGAGGTCGGGAATGGCTACGAGGTCCGTCGATACAATTCGACAAAGTGGATGTCGACTTCTCCTATTCAAGATATCTCTCTTGTCGAAGCCACCAGAACTGGCTTCTTACATCATCATCCATGGCTACTTTATCCGCTCTCTGCAACTTGTTCTCCCTCCTCAGCCTTTCAAAGCCACTGCAACCCAAACTCCCACCGACCCAGCTTTCCATTCTATAGACCCAGAAGCCCAAAGACCGGCTGGTTCTACTGGCTGCCCAAGGGGCCCACTttgctcttcttcttcgtcgATAGAGTTTGTGATTTGCCCCTCTCTGGCTCACGCCAACGTCCTCTTCTTCAAGTCGGCGTACAATGTGCAGGTGATTGTCGACGACAACGAGCCCGAGGAGCGGCTGCTCGGCAGGTTCTAGTGGGAGGTCATGAAGGTCGGCGTTATTCAGGAGGTTAA